One window from the genome of Crassostrea angulata isolate pt1a10 chromosome 2, ASM2561291v2, whole genome shotgun sequence encodes:
- the LOC128174779 gene encoding LOW QUALITY PROTEIN: uncharacterized protein LOC128174779 (The sequence of the model RefSeq protein was modified relative to this genomic sequence to represent the inferred CDS: deleted 1 base in 1 codon; substituted 1 base at 1 genomic stop codon), whose amino-acid sequence MASLLIGHSYSVRLXFVGKMDQGSIKFSQGFKFQLRFGLIMCEEKFNNRQAVLECETSTAINSIDQLVNDKFSKMSVATTPVLSPSSVTRGHTPHDISTHGDPTLHITTPVSINNASTSITDSSATLIRTRATSTLTSTVSEGHMISRITSFDVTPSLISENVSSTTNIDKSFDKGIGDELDYLFIVIVLPLLFIMCSPRAPKRFNYFNIPVEHFDMDSGAQNHGGP is encoded by the exons ATGGCGAGTTTATTGATAGGCCACAGCTACAGT GTACGGCTATGATTCGTGGGAAAGATGGACCAAGGTTCCATCAAATTTAGTCAGGGTTTCAAGTTTCAGCTTCGTTTTGGTCTGATCATGTGTGAAGAAAAGTTTAATAACAGACAGGCCGTCTTAGAGTGTG aaacgtCCACAGCTATCAACAGCATAGATCAACTAGTGA ATGATAAATTCTCCAAGATGTCAGTTGCCACTACACCCGTGCTCTCTCCGTCTTCCGTAACCCGCGGACATACTCCCCATGACATCAGTACACACGGAGACCCGACTTTGCATATCACGACTCCGGTATCTATAAATAACGCGTCAACTAGCATTACAGACTCATCCGCCACCCTTATTAGGACGCGTGCGACCTCTACTTTGACCTCCACCGTTTCCGAAGGACATATGATTTCGCGCATCACGTCCTTCGATGTTACACCATCACTGATTTCGGAAAATGTATCCTCAACGACGAATATAGACAAAAGTTTTGACAAGGGTATCGGGGATGAacttgattatttatttattgtaattgttCTGCCTTTACTCTTTATCATGT GTTCCCCACGGGCTCCTAAACGATTTAACTACTTCAACATCCCGGTCGAGCACTTTGATATGGACAGCGGCGCACAAAACCACGGTGGGCCCTGA